One region of Rhizobium sp. WYJ-E13 genomic DNA includes:
- a CDS encoding sugar phosphate isomerase/epimerase, whose protein sequence is MAAPGSKSEQQIGVAHFSAISLTPSDFAKAAARAGFSRIGLRLNPAFPGAPYYELPVGGHAADELKAVLRGEAVEVFDIEFFVIDPSFNASSQEPIMAAAANIGAKRLSVCGDDPEQNRLQSNFTEFCVLASGYGLAVDIENMGWRTVRTFADSVNLLKSSGAPNAGALVDGVHFFRNGGTLTSLRAEIGRVKHVQLCDVAGPAPTTAEAMIAEARGKRLAPGEGELPLGELIAIADGAASISVEVPLSGSADVEEHLKRLFEGASRIFKPDQ, encoded by the coding sequence ATGGCGGCGCCTGGATCAAAATCAGAGCAACAGATTGGCGTAGCGCACTTCTCTGCCATCTCCCTGACGCCGAGCGATTTTGCGAAGGCCGCAGCGCGGGCAGGCTTTTCCAGAATTGGACTGCGGCTTAATCCGGCTTTTCCTGGAGCGCCGTACTACGAGCTGCCTGTAGGCGGCCACGCAGCGGACGAATTGAAAGCCGTGCTGCGCGGCGAAGCGGTCGAGGTCTTCGATATCGAGTTCTTTGTCATCGACCCCTCGTTCAACGCCTCGTCTCAGGAACCGATAATGGCTGCGGCGGCCAACATTGGGGCCAAGCGTCTAAGCGTGTGCGGCGACGATCCGGAGCAGAATAGGCTGCAGTCGAACTTCACCGAATTCTGCGTCCTTGCAAGCGGCTACGGATTGGCGGTCGATATCGAGAACATGGGTTGGCGGACGGTCAGAACGTTCGCTGACAGCGTCAATCTCCTGAAATCGAGCGGTGCACCCAATGCCGGGGCACTTGTCGACGGAGTGCATTTCTTCAGGAACGGCGGAACGTTGACGTCGCTGCGCGCCGAGATCGGCAGGGTCAAGCACGTCCAGTTGTGCGACGTCGCCGGACCCGCTCCCACCACGGCCGAGGCCATGATTGCGGAGGCCCGAGGCAAACGTCTTGCCCCCGGCGAGGGCGAATTGCCCTTGGGCGAACTGATCGCAATAGCCGATGGGGCCGCGTCGATCTCGGTCGAAGTGCCTCTTTCAGGCTCGGCGGACGTGGAGGAGCATTTGAAGCGGCTGTTCGAAGGGGCGTCACGAATATTTAAGCCGGATCAGTGA
- a CDS encoding alpha/beta hydrolase has translation MSTHDTPLFLGANPEEALVHCIFIHGRTQSPEDMQEQVISKLKVPGVAFLLPRARGNSWYDARATDVLTDRTRQQLEQAIAHVRKLIGDLSGSNNHPKPLVIGGFSQGACLAVEYAMRHGPWNGALASLTGCRVGTPDCDRPFADLDRLPVYLTGSDKDPWIPVDAFAQTAAALARARARLHCDILPDRSHMVSSTEIAQLEKLLCGLSNRSWW, from the coding sequence ATGTCGACCCACGACACGCCGCTCTTCCTCGGTGCGAACCCCGAGGAGGCCCTAGTGCACTGCATCTTCATCCACGGGCGTACCCAGTCGCCCGAGGATATGCAGGAGCAGGTGATCTCGAAGCTCAAGGTGCCCGGCGTCGCCTTCTTGCTGCCGCGAGCGCGCGGCAACAGCTGGTATGACGCGCGCGCGACCGACGTGCTGACGGACCGCACCCGGCAACAGCTTGAGCAGGCGATCGCTCATGTCAGGAAATTGATCGGCGATCTTTCCGGCTCGAACAATCACCCGAAGCCGCTCGTCATCGGTGGCTTCAGCCAGGGCGCATGCCTTGCAGTCGAATATGCGATGCGGCACGGCCCGTGGAACGGCGCTCTGGCAAGCCTGACCGGCTGCCGGGTCGGAACGCCCGATTGCGACCGCCCATTCGCCGACCTCGACCGGCTGCCGGTCTATCTGACCGGCTCCGACAAGGACCCCTGGATCCCTGTCGATGCCTTCGCCCAGACTGCTGCGGCGCTGGCTCGAGCGCGGGCGCGGCTCCATTGCGACATTCTGCCGGACAGGTCGCATATGGTTTCCTCTACCGAAATTGCGCAGCTTGAGAAGCTCCTGTGCGGGCTTTCGAACCGGAGCTGGTGGTAA
- a CDS encoding Gfo/Idh/MocA family protein, which yields MTNRVKLAVLGAGLIGKRHIKHVIEEPTAELTAVVDPTPASQAIASEAGVRWFPSFADMMNSQRPDGVIIATPNQVHVQNGLEAVEAGVPALIEKPIADDIAAGEKLVQMAEAKGVALLTGHHRRHNPMMQKAKEIIDSGTLGRILVVNAMFWLFKPDEYFDISWRRERGAGPVFLNLIHDIDNLRFLCGDINAVQARESNAVRSNAVEETAVILIEFKSGVLGTASVSDSVVAPWSWEMTTGENPAYPKTEETCYMIGGTHGSLAVPSLEIWSNPEKRSWTEALERDRAAFVMEDPLVMQIRQLCSVIRGEEAPLVSAREGLETLKVIEAVKRSATMGGRVVL from the coding sequence ATGACGAACCGGGTCAAGCTGGCAGTCCTTGGCGCGGGGCTAATCGGCAAGCGTCATATCAAGCATGTAATAGAGGAGCCGACCGCAGAGCTGACGGCAGTCGTGGATCCCACGCCAGCCAGCCAAGCGATCGCAAGTGAGGCGGGTGTCAGGTGGTTCCCCAGCTTTGCCGACATGATGAATTCTCAGCGCCCCGACGGAGTCATCATCGCGACACCTAATCAGGTGCATGTACAAAATGGGTTGGAAGCCGTGGAGGCGGGCGTACCGGCGCTGATCGAAAAGCCGATCGCGGACGACATCGCTGCCGGTGAGAAGCTTGTGCAAATGGCTGAGGCCAAAGGCGTAGCGCTGCTGACGGGACATCACCGCCGGCATAATCCGATGATGCAGAAAGCGAAGGAGATCATCGATAGCGGGACGCTCGGTCGGATCCTGGTCGTGAATGCGATGTTCTGGCTGTTCAAGCCGGACGAGTACTTTGACATCTCCTGGCGGCGAGAGCGTGGAGCGGGGCCGGTCTTCCTCAACCTAATTCACGACATCGACAACCTCCGTTTCCTTTGCGGCGATATAAACGCCGTACAGGCGCGTGAATCCAACGCAGTGCGAAGCAACGCCGTCGAGGAAACCGCGGTTATCCTCATCGAATTCAAAAGTGGTGTTCTCGGTACTGCTTCCGTATCCGATTCCGTTGTCGCGCCGTGGAGTTGGGAGATGACGACTGGAGAAAATCCCGCTTACCCGAAAACCGAAGAGACTTGCTACATGATCGGCGGAACACACGGATCTCTGGCCGTGCCGTCGCTAGAAATATGGAGCAATCCCGAAAAGCGAAGCTGGACCGAGGCATTGGAGCGCGACAGAGCCGCATTTGTAATGGAGGACCCTCTTGTCATGCAGATCCGTCAGCTCTGCAGCGTCATTCGGGGCGAGGAAGCTCCTTTAGTTAGCGCTCGGGAAGGCTTGGAGACATTGAAAGTCATTGAGGCCGTCAAGCGGTCGGCCACGATGGGAGGACGCGTCGTCCTCTAA
- a CDS encoding 5-carboxymethyl-2-hydroxymuconate Delta-isomerase → MPHIIIDYSRGAAERVAIDELTRAVHRRVRDGGLVKPTVVRTFAREATVSCVGDEHPANHFVQIIVRMAPGRSPEVKRELLKSILEAARDVAASALETGRLGLRVDLYESDLNFAFQDIAFA, encoded by the coding sequence ATGCCGCATATTATCATCGACTACAGCCGAGGCGCAGCGGAACGCGTCGCCATCGACGAGTTGACCCGCGCTGTTCATCGCCGGGTCCGCGACGGAGGGCTGGTCAAGCCAACCGTGGTCCGCACGTTCGCTAGAGAAGCCACCGTCTCCTGCGTCGGCGACGAGCATCCCGCCAATCACTTTGTGCAGATAATTGTACGCATGGCTCCAGGCCGTTCTCCGGAGGTCAAACGAGAGCTGCTGAAATCGATACTCGAAGCTGCGCGTGACGTTGCAGCCTCCGCACTGGAAACCGGCCGGCTCGGTCTCCGCGTGGATCTCTACGAATCCGACCTAAACTTCGCGTTTCAGGACATAGCCTTCGCCTGA
- a CDS encoding intradiol ring-cleavage dioxygenase: protein MEAHEKGYFTEENSVEVVTGRNAGAKDERLKQVMEVITRKLHEAVKELEPTQDEWMQAILFLTRTGQMCNEWRQEFILLSDVLGVSMLVDAINNRKPSGASESTVLGPFHVADAPELPMGSNICLDSKGEDMVIEGRILDTEGKPIANAVIDVWQANDEGFYDVQQKGIQPDFNLRGIFRTGPDGHYWFRAVKPKYYPIPDDGPVGQLLGHLGRHPYRPAHLHYIISADGFETLTTHIFDPSDPYIHSDAVFGVKESLLAKFNRVNDPARAKAYEFDGDFWDVTHDFVLARSHA from the coding sequence ATGGAAGCACATGAGAAGGGCTATTTCACCGAGGAAAACTCCGTCGAGGTCGTGACCGGCCGCAATGCCGGCGCCAAGGACGAGCGGCTGAAGCAGGTGATGGAAGTCATTACCCGCAAGCTGCATGAGGCAGTGAAGGAACTGGAGCCGACGCAGGACGAATGGATGCAGGCCATCCTCTTCCTCACCCGCACCGGCCAGATGTGCAACGAATGGCGTCAGGAGTTCATCCTGCTGTCCGACGTGCTTGGCGTGTCGATGCTGGTCGATGCGATCAACAACCGCAAGCCCTCAGGCGCATCCGAAAGCACGGTGCTCGGCCCCTTCCACGTCGCCGACGCCCCGGAGTTGCCGATGGGCAGCAATATCTGCCTCGACAGCAAGGGCGAGGACATGGTCATCGAGGGCCGTATCCTCGACACCGAGGGCAAGCCGATTGCCAATGCCGTCATCGACGTCTGGCAAGCCAATGACGAAGGCTTCTACGACGTGCAGCAGAAGGGCATCCAGCCCGACTTCAATCTGCGCGGCATCTTCCGGACCGGCCCGGATGGACATTATTGGTTCCGCGCCGTGAAACCGAAATATTACCCTATCCCGGACGATGGCCCCGTCGGGCAGTTGCTTGGCCATCTCGGCCGCCACCCCTACCGCCCGGCGCACCTGCACTACATCATCAGCGCCGACGGTTTCGAGACGCTGACGACGCATATTTTCGATCCCAGCGACCCCTACATCCACTCTGACGCGGTTTTCGGTGTCAAGGAAAGCCTGCTGGCGAAGTTCAACCGGGTGAATGATCCGGCGCGCGCGAAAGCTTACGAATTCGACGGCGATTTCTGGGATGTGACGCACGACTTCGTGCTGGCGCGAAGCCACGCCTGA
- a CDS encoding amino acid ABC transporter permease, whose amino-acid sequence MGPIGENELFFLLQGLKWTVLLAIIGFIGGGVFGILIALVRTSKHQFARLASSGYIALFQGTPLLMQLFVVYYGVALLGIDVNAWVAVAIAFTLHASAFLGEIWRGSIEAVPKGQTEAANALGLHYVSRMRDVVLPQALKISMPATIGFLVQLIKGTSLAAIVGFIELTRAGQIISNQTYRPLLVFGIVGIIYFMICWPLSHVGSGLEKRMAKAAR is encoded by the coding sequence ATGGGTCCCATTGGCGAAAACGAGCTGTTCTTCCTCCTGCAGGGTCTGAAATGGACCGTATTGCTGGCGATCATCGGGTTCATTGGCGGAGGCGTATTCGGCATTTTGATCGCACTTGTGCGCACGTCGAAGCATCAGTTCGCCCGGCTTGCATCATCCGGCTATATCGCGCTCTTCCAGGGCACGCCGCTCCTGATGCAGCTCTTTGTCGTCTACTACGGCGTTGCCTTGCTTGGCATCGACGTCAACGCCTGGGTCGCAGTCGCGATCGCCTTCACTCTCCACGCGAGCGCCTTCCTCGGTGAGATATGGCGAGGCTCGATTGAAGCCGTTCCCAAAGGGCAGACCGAAGCCGCGAACGCTCTTGGCCTGCATTATGTCTCCCGAATGAGGGACGTGGTTCTGCCACAGGCTTTGAAGATCTCGATGCCCGCGACTATCGGCTTTCTTGTGCAGCTCATTAAGGGGACGTCGCTTGCGGCGATCGTGGGCTTCATCGAGCTGACCCGCGCTGGCCAGATCATATCGAACCAGACCTACCGCCCGCTGCTCGTCTTCGGGATCGTCGGAATAATCTACTTCATGATTTGCTGGCCTCTCTCCCATGTCGGGAGCGGCCTCGAGAAACGGATGGCAAAAGCCGCCCGCTAA
- a CDS encoding shikimate dehydrogenase, giving the protein MDKNKYLVGLIGADIQMSKSPALHETEGRHLGLDYEYELVDLATRGLPPSALPDLLNELESRGFAGTNITHPCKQTVLAHLTRLSEDAEMLGAVNTVVLQNGERIGHNTDWYGFYKNFERGLPGVAKAHAVLLGAGGAGVAVAHAAVKGGIEKLSIFDQDERRASTLADQLNERFSGEVARPVRDVGAALATADGLIHATPTGMRSHPGLPIDPDWIQHHHWVADIVYMPLVTELLALAKRKGCRTLAGGGMTVFQAAAAFELFTGLSPDTERMSRHFDELCRVTA; this is encoded by the coding sequence ATGGACAAGAACAAGTACCTGGTGGGCCTCATCGGCGCCGACATCCAGATGTCAAAGTCGCCGGCGCTCCATGAAACGGAAGGACGCCATCTGGGACTTGATTACGAGTACGAGCTCGTGGATCTGGCAACGCGCGGTTTGCCTCCTTCCGCGCTGCCAGATCTTCTGAACGAACTGGAAAGCCGCGGCTTTGCGGGAACCAACATCACCCACCCATGCAAACAGACCGTGCTGGCTCACCTGACGCGCCTGTCCGAAGATGCTGAGATGCTTGGAGCCGTAAACACGGTTGTGCTTCAGAATGGCGAGCGGATCGGACACAACACCGACTGGTATGGCTTCTACAAGAATTTCGAGCGCGGCTTGCCCGGCGTCGCGAAGGCTCATGCTGTTCTGCTTGGGGCAGGTGGTGCTGGGGTGGCCGTCGCGCACGCTGCCGTGAAGGGCGGCATAGAAAAGCTCTCGATCTTTGATCAGGACGAGCGCCGCGCCTCCACTCTTGCCGATCAACTCAACGAGAGATTTTCAGGGGAGGTCGCAAGGCCGGTCAGAGACGTCGGTGCGGCGCTCGCCACAGCAGACGGCCTTATCCACGCCACGCCGACTGGTATGCGAAGCCATCCGGGGCTTCCGATAGATCCCGATTGGATACAGCATCATCACTGGGTGGCGGATATTGTCTATATGCCGTTGGTGACCGAGCTCCTTGCGTTGGCAAAGCGGAAGGGCTGCCGAACGCTCGCAGGCGGAGGAATGACCGTGTTTCAAGCGGCCGCAGCCTTCGAGCTTTTCACAGGCCTGTCGCCCGACACGGAACGAATGTCGCGCCATTTCGACGAGTTATGCCGAGTGACAGCGTGA
- a CDS encoding transporter substrate-binding domain-containing protein, producing MNTNRRKFLGLALATATFATVGAAAATAASVEEIKSKGTLVVGIQGDNAPWGFVNSSGKQDGFDADVATLFAKELGVKVQFQPLAVANRIPALTTGKVDILFATMAMTEERAKSIQYSKPYAANTISLYAAKADAVKSPADVAGWEIAVPKSSSQDKAVTDAVGSTATIRRFDDDAATIQALISGQVKAVGGNQFYGQRLDAASAGTYERKINFLTTYNGVGTRLGEKDWNETVNAFLDKIKGNGELAAITKKWMAIDLPTFPESIPNIPFTVK from the coding sequence ATGAATACCAATCGCAGGAAATTTCTCGGTCTAGCGCTGGCGACCGCTACCTTCGCCACCGTTGGCGCCGCGGCAGCCACCGCGGCATCTGTCGAGGAGATTAAGTCGAAGGGAACGCTCGTCGTGGGCATCCAAGGTGACAACGCGCCTTGGGGCTTTGTGAACTCGAGCGGCAAACAGGACGGCTTTGACGCCGACGTGGCGACGCTGTTCGCCAAGGAACTCGGCGTGAAGGTCCAGTTCCAACCGCTCGCGGTGGCCAACCGTATTCCCGCGCTGACGACCGGCAAGGTCGATATTCTCTTCGCCACGATGGCGATGACGGAAGAGCGCGCCAAGTCGATCCAGTACAGCAAGCCTTATGCGGCCAACACGATTTCGCTTTATGCCGCCAAAGCCGACGCCGTGAAATCGCCGGCCGACGTGGCTGGTTGGGAAATCGCCGTGCCGAAGTCCAGCTCGCAGGACAAGGCCGTAACCGACGCGGTCGGATCGACGGCCACCATTCGCCGCTTCGACGATGACGCGGCCACTATCCAGGCCCTGATTTCCGGACAGGTAAAGGCAGTGGGTGGCAATCAGTTCTACGGGCAGAGGCTGGATGCAGCCAGCGCCGGCACCTATGAACGAAAGATCAACTTCCTGACGACTTATAACGGCGTGGGAACGCGACTCGGCGAGAAGGACTGGAACGAGACGGTCAACGCGTTCCTCGACAAGATCAAGGGCAACGGCGAACTCGCGGCCATCACCAAGAAATGGATGGCAATCGATCTTCCCACGTTCCCTGAATCCATCCCCAACATCCCGTTTACGGTCAAGTAA
- a CDS encoding LysR family transcriptional regulator, whose product MKIVEAHLVQLAAVIETGGVTEAAAMLGMTQSAVSRTISILEKRIGEPLFVSGRRPMQPTPLGEQLGQQGKAILASSRKAMEIIRSFKSGSSGRVRIGGVPFFMDAVVSPMIASFQRGEPGIMVHQSYGNYPDLVAELDSGQIDLAVTPTGSVDLRADLHFEPILTARNVLTCGAGHPLVRKRNLVTEDIVNYPWIAPLPGSPLVLDLHNILLTLGLAEVSLRYAGGSLLSVVNYLAGTDALAILPHSVVHAFRGENKISIIPLDIPQPERVLGVMTRKKPYSNPAGRKFLGHMRREFAELRRAVEKHEKTIQWVQGPFMGERERISSAD is encoded by the coding sequence ATGAAGATCGTGGAAGCTCACCTTGTCCAACTCGCCGCCGTGATCGAGACCGGCGGTGTTACCGAAGCGGCCGCCATGCTGGGCATGACCCAGTCGGCAGTGTCGCGCACCATCTCGATCCTGGAAAAGCGCATCGGCGAGCCGCTCTTCGTCTCCGGCCGGCGGCCGATGCAGCCCACGCCGCTCGGCGAACAGCTCGGCCAGCAGGGTAAGGCCATCCTGGCATCGTCGCGTAAGGCGATGGAGATCATCCGCAGCTTCAAGTCTGGCTCGTCGGGACGTGTGCGGATCGGCGGGGTGCCCTTCTTCATGGATGCGGTGGTGTCGCCGATGATCGCCTCGTTCCAGCGCGGCGAGCCGGGCATTATGGTGCACCAGTCCTATGGCAACTATCCCGATCTCGTCGCCGAACTGGATTCCGGCCAGATCGACCTCGCGGTGACCCCGACCGGGTCGGTGGATCTGCGCGCCGATCTGCATTTCGAGCCGATTCTGACGGCGCGCAACGTGCTCACGTGTGGCGCCGGCCATCCGTTGGTCCGCAAGCGCAATCTCGTGACCGAGGACATCGTCAATTACCCCTGGATCGCGCCGCTGCCGGGTTCTCCGCTGGTGCTCGACCTGCACAATATTCTGCTGACGCTGGGGCTGGCGGAAGTGTCGCTGCGCTATGCGGGTGGGTCGCTGTTGAGCGTCGTAAATTACCTTGCGGGCACCGATGCGCTGGCCATTCTGCCGCATTCCGTCGTTCATGCTTTCCGCGGTGAGAACAAGATCAGCATCATCCCGCTCGATATTCCCCAGCCCGAGCGCGTGCTCGGCGTCATGACACGCAAGAAGCCCTATTCGAACCCCGCCGGCCGTAAGTTTCTCGGCCATATGCGCCGGGAGTTTGCGGAACTCCGGCGCGCGGTCGAGAAACACGAAAAGACGATCCAGTGGGTGCAGGGACCGTTCATGGGTGAACGCGAGCGCATCTCATCCGCCGACTGA
- a CDS encoding amino acid ABC transporter ATP-binding protein, translating to MEGAVLNSPNDQSTLISLDKVQKWYGSFHALKNISLSVRKGEKIVLCGPSGSGKSTLIRCINALELIQDGKIVVEGQLLDGTTKAVDAIRREVGMVFQNFNLFPHMTVLQNCALAPMRVRGASRADAEKLAQKYLERVRILDQAEKYPAQLSGGQQQRVAIARALCMEPKAMLFDEPTSALDPEMVKEVLDTMIGLARDGMTMICVTHEMGFARQVADRVIFMASGEIIEEAEPETFFKNPKHDRTKAFLGEILAHH from the coding sequence ATGGAGGGCGCCGTGCTCAATTCCCCCAACGATCAATCGACCTTGATATCCCTTGATAAAGTGCAGAAATGGTACGGCTCCTTCCACGCGCTGAAGAACATCAGTCTGTCGGTTCGCAAGGGAGAAAAGATCGTCCTTTGCGGACCGTCCGGTTCCGGCAAGTCCACCTTGATCCGTTGCATCAACGCTCTTGAATTGATTCAGGACGGCAAGATCGTGGTGGAAGGTCAACTGCTGGATGGCACCACCAAGGCGGTCGACGCCATCAGGCGTGAAGTCGGAATGGTTTTCCAGAACTTCAATCTGTTCCCGCACATGACCGTCCTGCAAAATTGCGCGCTTGCACCCATGAGAGTGCGGGGCGCAAGCCGTGCCGACGCAGAGAAGTTGGCGCAAAAGTATCTCGAGCGCGTTCGCATCCTCGATCAGGCGGAAAAGTATCCAGCACAACTCAGCGGCGGACAGCAGCAGCGCGTCGCCATTGCGCGCGCCCTGTGCATGGAGCCGAAAGCGATGCTTTTCGACGAGCCCACCTCCGCCTTGGATCCCGAAATGGTCAAAGAGGTTCTCGACACCATGATCGGCCTCGCAAGAGACGGCATGACGATGATCTGCGTGACCCATGAAATGGGCTTCGCCCGGCAAGTCGCTGACAGGGTCATCTTCATGGCTTCCGGAGAGATCATCGAGGAGGCGGAGCCCGAAACCTTTTTCAAGAACCCCAAGCATGACCGGACGAAGGCATTTCTCGGCGAAATCCTCGCGCATCACTGA
- the aroQ gene encoding type II 3-dehydroquinate dehydratase produces the protein MSLIYVLNGPNLNLLGKRQPHIYGHETLVDVEADCRKLASELGHEIRFHQSNREYEIIDWIHQAREDGAGIVINPAAFTHTSLAILDALNTFEGPVIEIHISNVHKRESFRHHSFVSHRADGVIAGLGTEGYQLGIRRVATMLKTEKKD, from the coding sequence ATGAGCCTCATCTACGTTCTCAACGGACCAAACCTAAACCTCCTCGGCAAGCGCCAGCCACATATCTACGGGCACGAGACATTGGTTGACGTCGAGGCGGACTGCCGAAAGTTGGCGTCGGAGTTGGGTCACGAAATCCGTTTCCATCAAAGCAACCGCGAATACGAGATCATCGACTGGATCCACCAAGCGCGCGAGGACGGCGCTGGCATTGTCATCAACCCGGCCGCGTTCACTCACACTTCGCTCGCGATCCTCGATGCACTGAATACATTTGAGGGCCCAGTCATCGAGATCCATATCTCCAACGTTCACAAGCGCGAGAGTTTTCGTCACCACTCCTTCGTGTCCCACCGGGCCGACGGTGTCATCGCGGGTCTCGGCACCGAAGGCTATCAACTCGGCATCCGCAGAGTTGCGACCATGCTCAAGACTGAGAAGAAGGACTGA
- a CDS encoding VOC family protein, whose amino-acid sequence MALVSGYHHLTLCTDGVQEDYDFYTKVLGLYSVKRTVLFDGTIPVYHLYYGSRNGDASTIITTFPFRKPAVFGKRGTNQSKIIQQAIPVGSADYWIDRLNGKGVEAAKISRFGITRVAFKHPCGIPHELVESPADNRPSIVNEAQGVSAAHGIKGIYGAAIAVFDRTAMDDFLSVGMSMKKEADSDEGLMFSVPNAGGPSSMVEVLHEPTGPQGTWTLAGGTIHHLALNTGNEENQLKLKAHIEGLGFTDVSDQKDRNYFKSCYVRSPGGALFEIAWSVEGGWALDEPADQIGTTLVFPPWFEDRRQELIAGLEPATF is encoded by the coding sequence ATGGCTCTTGTCAGCGGCTATCATCATCTGACGCTCTGCACCGATGGCGTGCAGGAGGATTACGACTTCTACACCAAGGTGCTCGGGCTCTATTCGGTCAAGCGCACGGTCCTGTTTGACGGCACGATCCCCGTCTATCATCTCTATTATGGCTCGCGAAACGGCGATGCCTCGACCATCATAACCACCTTCCCCTTCCGCAAGCCGGCCGTCTTCGGCAAGCGCGGCACCAATCAGTCGAAGATCATCCAGCAGGCCATTCCTGTCGGTTCGGCCGACTATTGGATCGACCGGCTGAACGGCAAGGGCGTCGAGGCCGCCAAGATTTCGCGCTTCGGCATCACCCGTGTCGCTTTCAAACATCCCTGCGGCATTCCGCATGAATTGGTCGAAAGCCCGGCCGACAATCGTCCGTCGATCGTCAATGAGGCGCAGGGCGTGAGTGCAGCGCACGGCATCAAGGGCATCTATGGCGCCGCCATCGCCGTCTTCGACCGCACCGCGATGGACGACTTCCTCAGCGTCGGCATGTCGATGAAAAAGGAAGCCGACAGCGACGAAGGCCTGATGTTCTCCGTGCCGAATGCCGGCGGGCCGAGCAGCATGGTCGAGGTACTGCACGAGCCGACCGGCCCGCAAGGCACCTGGACACTGGCCGGCGGCACGATCCATCACCTCGCCCTCAACACCGGCAACGAGGAAAACCAGCTCAAGCTCAAGGCACATATCGAGGGCCTCGGCTTCACCGACGTCTCGGATCAGAAGGACCGCAACTACTTCAAGTCCTGCTATGTCCGCTCTCCCGGCGGCGCCTTGTTCGAGATCGCCTGGTCGGTCGAAGGGGGCTGGGCGCTCGATGAACCGGCGGACCAGATCGGCACCACGCTGGTCTTCCCGCCGTGGTTCGAAGATCGCCGGCAGGAGCTGATCGCAGGTCTCGAACCCGCAACATTCTGA
- a CDS encoding amino acid ABC transporter permease produces the protein MGYTFDFGAVFDRAPELFWGSLGTLGLAFAGMLLALVIGILGVAVRTSKIAWVRAPVIAFVEVVRNTPFLVQIFFIYFALPLMGIRLNPTITAIIALGINGGAYAIEIIRGGVESISKGQIEAGFALGLHKADVFRLIVLKPALRAIYPSLTSQFVMLTLTTSVCTSIAAYELTSAAQRIESDTFRSFEVYFTVTAIYLVISSLMMGIFALISRSYFNYPTR, from the coding sequence ATGGGTTACACGTTTGATTTTGGTGCGGTCTTCGACCGCGCCCCGGAATTGTTTTGGGGTTCGCTTGGAACATTGGGTCTCGCCTTCGCCGGGATGCTGCTCGCTCTCGTGATCGGAATCCTGGGCGTTGCAGTGAGAACGTCGAAGATCGCGTGGGTTCGCGCTCCCGTCATCGCGTTCGTCGAAGTCGTCCGCAACACGCCGTTTCTGGTGCAGATCTTCTTCATCTACTTCGCCCTTCCGCTTATGGGCATCCGCCTCAACCCGACGATCACCGCAATCATCGCGCTGGGGATCAACGGAGGTGCCTACGCCATCGAGATCATCCGCGGGGGCGTTGAGAGCATCAGCAAGGGACAGATCGAAGCTGGGTTTGCGCTCGGGCTGCACAAGGCTGACGTCTTCCGCCTCATCGTTCTCAAGCCGGCATTGCGAGCGATCTACCCGTCTTTGACGAGCCAATTCGTGATGCTGACCTTGACCACTTCGGTGTGCACCTCGATCGCCGCATATGAGCTGACATCCGCGGCGCAACGCATCGAGTCAGATACGTTCCGAAGCTTCGAAGTCTACTTCACGGTGACCGCAATCTACCTGGTCATCTCAAGCTTAATGATGGGAATCTTCGCTTTGATATCCCGTTCCTACTTTAACTATCCGACTCGATAG